One window of the Candidatus Edwardsbacteria bacterium RifOxyA12_full_54_48 genome contains the following:
- a CDS encoding two-component system response regulator translates to MDAILSRLGYSVLLARDGDQALSLSLDQMPDLVLLDIVMPGLDGFEVTRKLKENDRTKIIPIVIVSGKSEVRDRVKALEAGADDFLNKPVDPTELQARIRSLLKVKAYNDHMVNYQKALEEEVSKRTLQLKASLDKIKSASLEAIYRLSLAAEYKNKETGDHIKRVSHYAEAIAVKMGLNRATIEAILYAAPMHDVGKIGIPDHILLKPGKHDEKEWEIMKQHTTIGARIMEGSEHGFIRLASVIALTHHERWDGDGYPRGLKGRKIPLAGRITALADFFDAMTSERPYRSGIHSLEYTVDTIRQNRGSHFDPQVVDCFVQSQDRICQIKETFRDEMSSPDRGGVE, encoded by the coding sequence ATGGACGCGATCCTGTCAAGGCTGGGCTATAGCGTGTTGCTGGCCAGAGACGGCGACCAGGCCTTGTCCCTGTCCCTGGACCAGATGCCGGACCTGGTCCTGTTGGATATAGTGATGCCGGGCCTGGACGGGTTTGAGGTGACCAGAAAACTCAAGGAAAACGACCGCACCAAGATCATACCGATAGTGATAGTATCCGGCAAATCGGAAGTACGGGACCGGGTGAAAGCCCTGGAGGCCGGGGCCGACGACTTTTTGAACAAGCCGGTGGATCCCACCGAACTGCAGGCCAGGATCCGCTCCCTGCTCAAGGTCAAGGCCTACAACGACCACATGGTCAATTATCAGAAAGCGCTGGAGGAGGAGGTCTCCAAAAGGACCCTGCAGCTGAAGGCTTCGCTGGATAAGATAAAATCGGCCTCTTTGGAGGCCATCTACCGGCTGTCGCTGGCCGCCGAGTACAAGAACAAGGAGACCGGGGACCACATCAAGCGGGTCAGCCATTACGCCGAGGCCATCGCCGTGAAAATGGGGCTCAATCGGGCCACCATCGAGGCAATTCTATACGCCGCGCCCATGCACGACGTGGGCAAGATCGGGATACCGGACCACATCCTGCTGAAGCCCGGCAAGCACGACGAAAAGGAATGGGAGATCATGAAGCAGCACACCACCATCGGGGCCAGGATCATGGAGGGCTCCGAACACGGCTTTATCCGGCTGGCCTCGGTGATCGCCCTGACCCACCACGAACGGTGGGACGGAGATGGATATCCCCGCGGGCTTAAGGGCCGAAAGATCCCGCTGGCCGGGAGGATAACCGCCCTGGCGGATTTCTTCGACGCCATGACCTCTGAGCGGCCGTACCGCAGCGGGATCCACAGCTTGGAATATACCGTTGATACCATCAGGCAAAACAGAGGCAGCCATTTTGATCCGCAGGTGGTGGATTGTTTTGTGCAGTCGCAGGACCGGATCTGTCAAATAAAAGAGACCTTCCGCGATGAGATGTCGTCGCCGGATAGAGGAGGGGTCGAATGA